The following nucleotide sequence is from Zea mays cultivar B73 chromosome 1, Zm-B73-REFERENCE-NAM-5.0, whole genome shotgun sequence.
TTCACGTACCTCCACGCCCCGCTCCTCTGGGCCTCGCCGTCCGCGTCGTCGTCGCCATCGTCGTGGCGGCCTGACGACCGCCCCGACAGCGCATGCCGCCGGCGGCCGGGCTTCTTGTCACCGACCGGGAAGGAGCTGTTGGATCCGCGCGAGGAGGAGTAGCGGGACAGGGTCAGGCGCGAGGCCTCCTCGTGGTCGTGCTCGTGGTCGCGGCCGTCGCTGGAGTGGCGGGCGTCCGCGTCGTGGTGGAGGTTCGGGAACGGGGAGAGGATGAGCGCCATGGAGTCGGACGCCGGGTGGCTCAGCGTGTGCGACGCCGCGGAGGGGCTCTGCACGTAGTAGTGAGCGCACGGGGACGGATGGAAGAGTGGCAGCTCATGGTCGTCCGCGCCATTGCCCGCAGGTGCCATCACCACGTCTTTGTTCCAAGTTGCGCGCGCGTCGATAACTTGCTATGGTGCTGATTGGTTGCCGCGGCTTGCCTTGGTGATCGGTTTATGTAGGAACGAAAGGCATGTTTGAAGCTTCATGTCAATGATTTTTGCTGGCTGCAGTGCCTCAGCCTTTTTATGCACACTGTTTACCATTTGTTTGGTTAAAAGAGCTGGCCACATTTTCTACAGTGTTTGAATGAAAGTCACACAGGAGCGACATGAACACCGGAGAATTTTTTGTGACGGCATGATCCCAAAACATCAAGTGGACGATATCGTTCATGCCTCATTCTACTTTAATCTCAAACCAAATATATAGTTAGTAACTCCTTGATCGAGAGCCTTTTCTTTAAGTTAAAGGAAATGGACGGTGTTGCGATCGCCATATTAGCGCAGTCTACGCAGGAAGACGCAGAGGCGATTGTCTAGATGGACTACTAGAACAATATGGTCATGAGATCACACTCATGAGATCGCACGTCATGGTAGATACACTAATATACCTTAAATTTGTTAATAGGTTCTGATGTAAAATATAGGAACTCTATCTTAATACGGAAGGAGTAGAAGAAACAATAGTTATAGTCTGTTTTGTACGTGTGCTTTTACTGAAACCTTAGACCTTAACAgggctatatatatacatatggtAGCTCTATGTTACAATCACCAATAGTCAGAGTAACGACAGTATCTCTATCCCTTGTGTGTTTGTGTTCTACTTTTATCTATTATGTAGAGGTTCTTCGCTTCAGATTAAAGCCAGATGTTCAGACTGTTGCATCTGCAATCGATAGAAACAAAATATTGTATAAACAGTAGAAGTCGGTACGGATTAAAACCAAACGAACAGGTTTTTGAGTGTTGACGAGGAAAGAAAATGTCTTAAAGGCAAACGACATGTTTCAGGACACATTATCAACACAACAAGCTCTACATTGACACCACCGTTGAAGATGTCGCCGATCTTCAACGTCGATGCTCATGTCAATGTTCTATTTGTGTGTCTGATGACCGATAAATCTAGTATCGAGTTACCCATAGTAAAAATTGGTAGGCTTCAACGTAAACATAATCTGATGAAGAATGCGAGACAATGATTTATACAGGCTTCAACTATTAGATAGCGTAATACCCTGTATACTGTGTGGCGTAATGACTTGCGTTGGATTGCCCATTATAATGTATTACCGTTAGAGTACCCCTACATTTGTTTATATAGTACAAAGGACAAACGTGCAAGCCGAGTTCTAGAGATTAATGCAGCGACGACGGCAGAGGGCAGTTGACACCTCTAACTACGAGACCACCAACCGGCCGGCGCACCGCCACCCCAAGCAGCGGCGAGACAGCCCAGTGACGACGGAGCCAATCCAAAAGTGGAGCGTGCCCAAGCTTCGGTTTTGGGATTACTCCGGCACTGCTTGAGAGAGATGGAAATTTTCATAACAAGACTTTTTGCTTGTGTGGATATTAATTATGACCTCAGAACAATTAATACTGTTACTTTGACGAATGACAGGCATGATTTGATAGAGTAGTCCGATTGGTATGGTGGCAAATAATGCGCATGATGCAACGCACTTAGCAGTGGAACGGAGCAAAGTGATGAGTACGCACACGCCGCAGTTCATGGGCCTCGCCTTCTCTTAGCTCACTGAAATTCTGAGTACCTCCACGGCTTATACACACGCTCTAATCATAATTGCCAAAACACTCTAGGCCGGCTCCCACTTCGAGTAGGTATAATTAACCATGAACATACCAGCGAGGGCGGCTATATGGGGTCAGACCGGAATCATGGCAACCAAGCATGCATGGAGGATCGATTTCGGTGGATAATTTAACTGAAAATCATGGCTATATTGGCTAGGCATGCAGATAGATATAGATCTTCTTCGAGCATGAAACACAAGGTCTCCGTTTTATATACTACTCTTGGCTTAGGTTGAGTTTTAGTTGTCTATAGCATCTTACTCATCATATCTTCTATTTCAAACATAACTCTATAAATAGTGCAGTCTACAGTGCAAAACAATACAATGTATAATGTAAAAACAGTGTTTTGCCATATGAGCAAGCTGCTAGAAACGGTCTTATGGTGCATAGATATAAAACTTAAAGGTGATTGGCGGTGAAGATAAAGACCAATCATGTTCGTGTTGATGCCTTGCTAGATTGAGAACGGAGGAAGACATATACTGAGGATTAGACTGAGGGACTAGTCATCGATAAGAGGAGAAATACATATAGCTAACCATGTTGACTAAGTCAAAATTGTGGCCGATCAAATCAAGTGGAGATCCCAAGTGACTTAATGGTCGAAGGTTGAGTACTCGCAACGTCGAAATCGtggagagagcgtgtcaaatataCTCCTCGCGAAGGTACTGGTGGCAAGATTCATAAAGAGCCTAGGCTAGTCTATGAACGActacatatacatatataaaGACATGTATAAATTTATTCATCACCGACATTTTTTACTGGATACGTTACCTAATACACGTGCAAACATTTAAAAATAAGAGCATAACTTCTAAAAATGTTCGCAGAAGTAGAAGATTTTGAATGGTTTGCACTCCAAAAGTACTATGCATAATATATTATAATTTAtaaaaataaaccctgcaatatAAATGTATATGATTAGCACATCATAGATCATGAAAGTTTGAACAATTTATTTAAGTTGAGTAGTTGAAGTATTGAAACAAGGTTTCATGTCCTAGTCACACTTAATGTCCATATAAAAACACATTAAATAGTACAAATCTACAGGAAGAAAAACATCGAACAGACGATAGCTCTTTACAGGATTTTGGATTAGACTTGGAGCCTTTGAGTAGAACTGCAAATGCTAACGCAGGCGTCACCGACCGTCGCTTATCGAGGCCCAAGAGGCGACAACAGGACGAGCCGAGGTCCAACGCCGCTGTAGCGCGTGCGCGAGGAGGGAAAGCCAAACATCACGTATGAAATCAGCAAGCAGCGCTCCCAACAATCAGCGTatatagggcatgtttggttcaacTTTTTTTCCAATGAGCTTTTCGGAGAATCTGACTGTGGAGAGGATCTAAGTATCGTGGGGATTACGTCCGGAAGAAGATGAATATGTCGTAGGGTTTAGGATCTAGGAAGTGAAAGATTTCTCTAATCAGGACGACTCGGTCGATTGTGTGCTCACGTTGATTTTGGACTATTTTCATCAAAGTGATTCTCTCACAAGCAAGCTAAAAAGTTAGGAGTTTGGTAGTCCCCCGCAGCTTTTGTTGACCAGAATATGGATTTAAGCTGAAACAAATGGGTCATAATTTGTAGCAAGCGACGTTTGGGCCATGGTCTCGCCACGGCCTGTGCCATAGCAGCAGACCTATGATCATATGTGCAGGCGTCAAGGTGTGCAACTTGTGTTTTATCCAATACAAATGATAGGATACGGGTCTATCGAGCCATTGTCAACAGAAACAAGAGTCATGTGTCCGTCCGCCCCACCCGGGAGGTGGGTCTTCCACTAGTGTCATGGTAAAGATTGCATCGAGACGAAGCAAAGTCGTGAAGAGCTCGTGACTCTCGAATGCATAGATCTTGAGTTAGATCATTTTATCCTTGGGTTAAGTGGTTTAACCAAGATATATAAATATAAGCGTGAGTTGAAAATGTGTAATTGATTAGATAGGAGGATGCCCAACCAGCCCATCTCTtcaattttcattttctagcgcAAGAGTCTAGTTGTAGTAGTTTTGATCTTTCATTTAGTTTTAACTGTTGAGATCCGAGAGTGATTGCTCTGCTCTGTAAGGTTTTCTCTATAAGTTTCAGATCTGGTTGGTGTTGAAATTAAGTAATTTTTCCTCTGAATTGAATATGAGTTCCTTTACTAATGTTTGATTCATTTTTTCTCTCTGGTTTCCCTCTCTTCACTTTTTTATGGATTTGTGTTCCAATATTTTTGGGTTGCTTTGGTTGGATGGATACGGGTCAAGACCTTTGAAAATCATCCCTATGGAAATAGTTTGGTAGATTACTCGCGAGCACGCAGCTTCATATCTTTTGAagcaatttttttaaaaaaaaactcatTTTTGAGTTCTTCGAGATGTTGATGCTCTGATGATATCATTCCAACACTCCTAGTGCAAAGTTTGAAATCAATTGGAATTGATTTGAATAAGTTTGGATCATTGGATTAAATTTTCTAACGTGCAGTTTGTCAATACCGTATGATCCGGTGTGAATTTCTATTGATCCAATACGAATACTCTAGGATTTTGAGCTTATCTTTTTATGAGATATTCTATATGGTGCTGTGAGTGTGTGATTCAAAATTTTTATGGGTTTTTATACTGTTTAATGATGTTTTAAGCTTGCTGAAAACCGTTGGACTGAATTCTCAGGGAGGTCCGATATTCATATCGAAGGATCCGATATTGCACCCTGAGCAGGTTCATTTTACTCTGCATTTTGTAAGGCCTTTTTGTGGTTCTTTCCCTTCCCAATTTCAATCTTTTTCGCTATGTTCTCTAAGCTTTTTAGTGCATCTAGCCATCAATTAGCATATCGATGGGTTTTGGACTTTTGGTGGGCTCTCCGCTGTTATTTGCTTCGCTCGGATGTCTTTGCACTTTTGGCAGGCCTGCTTGATAATAACAACGTAAATGACATGCCTGTGCCACACGCCATGATGCGTCATCATGGGCAACAATTGTGGTGCATGTGGTTCGCTCCGATCCGGCGACGAGTGCCTTAGATGGCAAGGCAGCAGTTGCAAGTGTGCATGCACAACTGATGATATAACTGGGAAAAACAAATGACTTTCACTTGCCTCATGAGTCGTCATCATCTTTTTCAATGATGGCAGCGCGTCGAAGTAAGCTCCAACATGTGAAGCTGGGCCTCGGTTTAGCCCATCTCGAATTGGCTCGTAAAAAAACTGCGTGGAGCACTGGGCTAAGAACTCCGTGGCTCTCACGAGGGATTTGGCCCGCAGTGAACAACGCAGCCCGGCCCACTCTCCTAGTACTCAACACCCAGCCCAGGCTCTCCAGTGGGGTCCCACCCGCTGACACCTCTTCCAGGACTCCGGCCGCGAGGCAACGAGCCTCCCTCCCAGCCGAGAAATTTGCCATTATGGAGATCTTCACGTGCGGCTTCGACATTTTGGAGGCGTAGGCGAGGGATTCGCTCTTATGGAAAAATTGGGGACAACCCACACTCCAAAATGGACTGGACCACGACATTACACGGTAACTTAAACGATTACTGTCGTTGATGCTCACGTCGTTTTGATCCGTTACCTTTCTCCTTGCAGCCGCCGTTTAGTTTCTCCTATTCTCTTCCGATATCTCTTCTCTTCCTGCCCcagaaaccctagccgccgcacCTTAGGCGCCTCACCCAAATCGCAGAGATGGATAGCacagctccggtcgtcgctgttgCAGAAGCTGTTGATGCTGCTCGTGCTGCGGCTGTTGCAGCTGCGGAGGCGAGATGTGCGGCGTTGGTTGCTGAGAAGGAGGCGCGTGCGGCTGTTGAATATGCCACCATTGCCGCAGATAAGGTTAACCTGGCCGTCTCTGCTGTGAATtatcgaagatttgttgaagacgaCTCCACGGTGGAATCACAGGTGACTGATTTTTTCTCTCTTATTTTGCTGCATAGGGTACATGGCTGTTGTTCTTTCTAGTTAGGGTTAGTTCTTCACAAGCATGGTAATTAGTTCTTCATAGGGTACATGGTTGTTGTTCTCTGGTAATTATGTCGTCCACTGGACCAACAAGTAGTTGAATGTTGTACAGGAACATGTTGATTTGAAGTATCATATTAGCATCAAGAACTCACTGCGATATGCCATTCAAGAGATGAGGAGGCAAAGTTCACTTTTACAAAATATGAATAGGTTGTGTTGTAGCATCCCAGAAGTTGAAGGGGGTAAGGTTGGAAAGCTTGCTGGCCATTTGAAGGAAGTGTGCAAGAGTCTCGAGAAGACTTCAATTGTGTGTGAAGAAGATCTAGAGAACAAATGTCCTGGTTGGGACCTTGATCATCCCCCTTCAGATGTTGATGACAACTCTCACCCTTCTGATTTTGAGGACCAAGTGGATGGATATGTGTCAGAAGATCCGGAGCTGTGGGAAATGGTTTTTGAAGACATGAAGTGGGAGCAGAACAAAGTGCCTGTCTCTTTGTTCGAGCATTGTCGTATTATGGGCTACGACTACGACCAGATGTTTGATCGCGAGACGAAATGAATCTTCTGTGATTGTATCTTTTGtggtcatgagatgaacttgtaaCCAGTTttctcatgagatgaacttgtaaCTGGCTATGTAGGCTTTTGTGATGTCAAGACTTTTGTGATGTCAAGACTATGTGATGTGCTTGTGTTTATGTAAGACTCTCTATGTACTGAAGACTATCTATGCAGTTAATGTATTAGTGTGTTCAGTTATTTTATTATTGTGTTCACTTAATTCTGGGCAACTGCTTCTGGTTCACTTAATTCTCTATGTTCTGGGCAACTGCTTCTGGTTCACTTAGTTCTGGGCACCCATGTTAGCTTGCTGTTTGCTTCTGGGAACTGTTTGCTTCTGCTTCTGCTTGTTTACTTCTGGGAACTGTTTGCTATGTACTTCTGGGAGCAGCGTGCTTCTGGGGACTGGGCTCACAGCTCACTTTCTGGGAACGCAGCAAGGCTAACATGGGTGCCCAGAAAGTTCCTTACGACTAGTTCCCAGAAATTACTGCTTGCTTGCGACTACTCATCGAAGAAAAGGCTAACTTGCTGTTTTCCCACAAAGCTTACATGCTGGTTTGTTTCTGGGAACTGCTTCTGGGCACGCAGACAGTTAGCAAGCAGAACTGGGCACCCAGAAATTTTTCTGGGAACTGCTTGTTTGTTTTTCTGGGCACGCAGACAGTTAGCAAGCAGTATTTTTTCTCAGAAGCAGTTCCCAAAAATTTTGTGGGAACACAGCAAGCAGTAATTTTTCTCAGAAGCAGTTCCCAGTAATTTTTCCCAGAAATTTTGTGGGAACACAGCAAGCAGTATTTTTTCTCAGATTGCAGCAAGAAGGTGTGTTTTCCTAGATAGCAAACAGCAAGCACAGATGAGTTCATACAACAGTAGTCTTTCACAAACAGAGAATAATACATCAGTAGTCTCTCACAAACAGACACACATCTACGGACTTTGCGCAGCACGCTTCAAGTTTTTCCTCGGAGTAATTTTCTTGACGAGCCACTTGACACTTGTTGGTGGAGAACTAGGAGGAGTTTGCAAACAGACTACTGCTGCATCTTCAGCCGGCACACGGACTACTGCTGCATCTTCAGCCGGCACACGGACTACTACTGCACCATGGTCTGTTACAACTGTTTCTGCATCTTGAGTCGCCTCTGCATCACCAACAGCTTCTACATCTTCATTAGGACCACTAGGTTGTGATGTTGAAGTCCGCAACTCTTTCGGGATCCAATTTTTAGTGGTATTCTTCCTAGGCTTCCTCTTCCTACAAAGAAACAAAATATGTAAGTACTGACGACTCACAGAGGTCAATAAAATAAAAAATCAAGTTATAACCTTTTCTTTGTTCCATTTAAAGGGCACTTATAACTGGTTTTTCGATGACCTAGTTGACCACAGTTTGGGCAAGTGTACTGTCTTTTTATCTTTGATGTTCCTTGAGCAGTTTCTACGACCTTTCGTTTTTTCCCACTGCCACCCTCTAGACAGCTCTTGATTCTGTTTTTCCTTTGTCGACCAACCCCTCTTTTAGCCATTGGTGCACATACTTCATTTGCAAAATCCACCTTCGGCCAAAAAGAACGGTCACCAATTGGTGGAATCTTTCCCATGTAAGCTTTTCTAAACTTGTCAACAGAATAATAATCATCGACAAAGTTCTCCATACCAACATTCCTTACATCCTGGGCAATAATCACCGCCAATCCATGTTGACATGGTTTCCCTATGTGCTGCCACTCTTCACAAGAACATTGTCTCGACTCTGCCTTCACCACATGTTTTGTCAAACAATTTGTACTATCTCTCACTTCTGCCAAGTAATTGTCGCTTTTGACAATTGTCAAATGGCCCAACCCTCTAGTCTGAGCTTTCAATGTAGCCATAACAGATGGCAAGATCAGACCATGCAGTTTTTCACCAATCTTTCTCCTTCTATGAAACAACTCCATGGTCATCTCCCTAATCTTATCAGCTAAGTCACAAATTGGTAGGTCCTTATGATCCTTCACCCAGTTGTTAAACACCTCAGCCATGTTGTTTGTTATGTAATCACATTTAACAGATGGGTCGAAACCACTCCTATACCAAAGGAATTTGTGATGTTGATCCAAATATTCAGCTATCTTAGGAACACTTCTTACTTTGCTGACATGATGCTCAAACACTTCACTCCTATATGCCCTGGCAGCTGGATACATGTGTTCAGAACCTAAGTAGCTTTTGACATAATTGCCCATGAGATGTCGGAAGCACTCTCTCTTCTCAGCATGAGGGAAACAATGCGTCACTGCATGCATTAAGCCTTTTTGAGCGTCCGAACAAATAGCGAGTACTCCATGTTCTCCAACagccttcttcaattgtgacatgaACCAAATCCAGTTATCTACTGTCTCTGATTGGAAAAATCCAAATGCTAAAGGATACATCCAATTATGCCCGTCAACACCGGTTGCTGAAGCAAGCTGGCCATTCCATCTACCATTAAGTGCGGTCGAGTCAACACTTAAGTACGGTCTACAACCATCCCTAAATCCTGAGATGCACGGACCTAGGGCACAAAAGAATCGGTTGAAATAGTACTTCCCATCCTCTAAAACCACATCAATCTCTACAATGCTATCAGGCTCCATAGCAAGTACTGCCTCCCGCCAAGAGAATAGTTGCTTGAAACTCTCCTCCCAACTGCCAAACAACTCTTTTAAtgccttctccttccccttccaaaCTGTGTCGTAACCAATAGTCACATTGTGAACTCCTTGAAGTGTGTCTTGCAATTCCTTGGCACCCATCTGGGGTTTCTTCATGAGTAGTGGTAAAGCGTGAAAAGCTACCCATCCACAGCTTGGTGTAGTCGTCTTCCGCCTACCGCTGGATGTGCAAGTATGCGAATCATGCAAAACCGCAACCTGCAAAAATAGTCGAATCACAACTTTGTACACAAACAAACCCTAAAGTCACAACATAGCTATGAATTAACATACCACAATGGTTGGTaatcctttcttttcttctcgAGCATAAATCCTCCAATGACAATCACCACCTTTACAATATCCGACGTATCTGGTAGTCGAAGTTACTTCGATTCCAAGCTCGAACTCATGCTTTATGGCATATTGCCTCATAGCAATTCGAAATTCCTTCATATTGGGGAACAAACTACCAGGTTGCATTGACGGATTCATTTTATCATACATAACCCTCTTCTCATTTGGTAGGAAGTCCTCGCAAGGTTGGTCGTCACTATTGTCTCCAAATTTAATAGGCTCCGATTGATCCAAATTACTTGTACATCCTAAACCAGCTTCATCTCTTTTATTTTCCTTTGCCTTGTCCTCTTCATTCAATCCTAGTTCAGAATACATCTCCATCTCACTTGGAACATCTTGTCTCCCTTCGTCATCCCAAAAATCAGATAGTACAAAAGATTCCCAATCATTGACCTGCATGACTAAGTGATCTCACATACAATCCTAACCACACTATAGTGTACAAAAATGAAGCAAAACTAACCTTATTAGCAGTATTACCACCTAATGGAACTAGTCGTAAGGAACTTGAGCTAGGCGGTGAAGAAATTACGGCACCTGCCAATAATTCAACCAAAGATTTACAGCATCAATGCTTCAATGCACACGATTCATACCACAGCCGACCAATAATAAGTACCTTGAGGCGAAGAAATCACAATGTCTGCGTCATTATACAGCTCCAAATCGTCCATGCTGGACCCACTGAACAATGACAATGAGCTAAATCTGGTTGGGGTAGGGTACGACTGAGGGAGAGAAGTTCAATGAATGAAGAACAACAATCACAAACTCACGGGCGGCGCTGTTGAATCAGGTCCCAGACAGCGGCGACCGGCGTCCGTGCGGATCTCGCGTCGGTGGGGAGAG
It contains:
- the LOC103632794 gene encoding uncharacterized protein; the protein is MDDLELYNDADIVISSPQGAVISSPPSSSSLRLVPLGGNTANKVNDWESFVLSDFWDDEGRQDVPSEMEMYSELGLNEEDKAKENKRDEAGLGCTSNLDQSEPIKFGDNSDDQPCEDFLPNEKRVMYDKMNPSMQPGSLFPNMKEFRIAMRQYAIKHEFELGIEVTSTTRYVGYCKGGDCHWRIYAREEKKGLPTIVVAVLHDSHTCTSSGRRKTTTPSCGWVAFHALPLLMKKPQMGAKELQDTLQGVHNVTIGYDTVWKGKEKALKELFGSWEESFKQLFSWREAVLAMEPDSIVEIDVVLEDGKYYFNRFFCALGPCISGFRDGCRPYLSVDSTALNGRWNGQLASATGVDGHNWMYPLAFGFFQSETVDNWIWFMSQLKKAVGEHGVLAICSDAQKGLMHAVTHCFPHAEKRECFRHLMGNYVKSYLGSEHMYPAARAYRSEVFEHHVSKVRSVPKIAEYLDQHHKFLWYRSGFDPSVKCDYITNNMAEVFNNWVKDHKDLPICDLADKIREMTMELFHRRRKIGEKLHGLILPSVMATLKAQTRGLGHLTIVKSDNYLAEVRDSTNCLTKHVVKAESRQCSCEEWQHIGKPCQHGLAVIIAQDVRNVGMENFVDDYYSVDKFRKAYMGKIPPIGDRSFWPKVDFANEVCAPMAKRGVGRQRKNRIKSCLEGGSGKKRKVVETAQGTSKIKRQYTCPNCGQLGHRKTSYKCPLNGTKKRKRKPRKNTTKNWIPKELRTSTSQPSGPNEDVEAVGDAEATQDAETVVTDHGAVVVRVPAEDAAVVRVPAEDAAVVCLQTPPSSPPTSVKWLVKKITPRKNLKRAAQSP